The Capricornis sumatraensis isolate serow.1 chromosome 15, serow.2, whole genome shotgun sequence DNA segment GGTTGAGAGGTTAACAGAGCGCCTCTTGCCACCTCAACCGTAAGGGAAACGCCCCAGCCCAGCGCGGTGAAGCGGGTCGCTGGCGGTGCCTGTCCTGTGTGCGGGTTTGTGTCTTTGGGGAGCTGACCATGGCCTCCCCAGCACAACCTCTCCATGGACCCTGGCACCCGCCAGCCCCTGCCCACATTCGGGAGCACGGCACGCTGGACCTCACCAAATGACAACGTGGTTTCCCGGGCGGCCACACGCACGGCCTCCACATCAGACTGGCACAGGCTGGCGATCTGATCGATGCTTTCCACGCCCTGTTCGAGGTTGGGGGAAAGCAGGCCCCTCAGGGGACATTTTAAGGAACAGGTGTCTGCTTTCATAAACCCCTGCACAACCAGCCCTAGCATGGTCTCTGCGATCTCAGCCCCTTCCTTCTCCGAAGGCTTCCATGCTTCTCACGAGGCCTCAGGCTCACTGAAGTGCCATTGGCAAATATCATCTTTTCCACCCTGACACATTCTGAAAGGCCCACGTTGGAATAAGACCTGCTTTCTTCTGGACCTTTCTACCTCCTCTGCCTCGCCCAACCCCGCCCTCCAGGTCAGACCAGGAGAGGAGTAACCAGTGTCCTGGTCCAGGCACGGCTGCCCACCCGCTGACCTCCAGCCCCAAGGACCGGAGTGCAGGCTAGCCCCCTCTAGTGGGCACCTGGTCACTCCCTGGGTATTTGATCATAACCAGATGGACCTCATAGAATTTCCTGTCGGTTCCTTCCAGAAAGAATTTAGTCTGTATCGGACCATTTTTCATCTAGCAAAACGacaatgagttttttaaaataagagttaCAAACGCAAATAGTAAAACCAGCACCCCCTCGTATCTGCATCTTTATACAACTGAGCGTAAAGGAGTGTGTTGTCTCAAGAGTCTCAAAagcatttaggggcttccctggtggttcactggataagactccacctgtcaatgcagaggacacaggttcaattcctggtcctggaggatcccacgtgctgcggagCAGCTCACCCCGtgggccacagccactgagcccgcATGCTGCGACAGCTGGAGCCCGTGTGCCTACAGCCTTTGCTCCGTGAGAAGACAAGCCCCCCACGACAAGAAGCCCACGCTTGtcgcaacgagagaaagcccggGCACAGCCACAgagacccagggcaaccaaacagatgttattgtttttaattcatattttctgCCCCTGGGATAACACTGAGCACTAAGTCTACCATAAGGAAGTAATTCAGaactccatataaattttaaaagctttatgcACAGAGAGGGATAActttgggggaattccctggtggatcagtggtcaggtctccacacttccacttcaggggacactggttcgaatcctggttggggaactaaaatcccacatgcctcaaggtaTGGCCAAAAACACTTTTGCGTTTCtgcattttatacttttttccgTTTACTTttgtctgtgttgggtcttcactgctgcacaggccTTTCTCCACTTGTGACGAGCCGGGGCCGCTCTGGCTGTGGTGCCCGGCCTCTCGCTGCAGTGACTTGTTGCAGagtctgggctctggagcatgtggGCGTCAGTAGACGTGGCACGTGGGCTCGCTGGTGGGGgtccagggctctagagcacagcctcaatagTTGGGGCGCACAGAATTGCTTgctctgaggtatgtgggatcttcccggaccagggattgaaccccatgtctcctgcattagcaggtggattctttgctcctgagccaccagagaagctctacACTGTTTTTCTACAATGAGCTTATCGTGCTTTTAGGAAATCTTAAATTGAGGCTATTAAACCATATAATCCAAGAGCACAGAAGTGAGCCTCTTGGGGCCACCTGCTTGCTCACAGAGCCAGAGCAGACGCACCCCAGGCCACTGCTGAGGGGCCTCCACCCACGGAGCTGCTGGCGGAGCTGACGGCCGTTTCTGTACAGCCACCTCTTTCTGGTGCTTTTCCactgcaatgatttttttttttggtcccagtGGAATCATTTCGAAACGCACTAACTTCAGTGTTAATCACAACCAGGCTTCTCTCCATCGCCAGCAAGGGCAGGTTAGACTCACCCGGAGATGTCTTAGCGCCACGCACGCAGCTTGCTGGAGTTGTGCATCATTTTCGGTCAGGGCGTTGGTGTAGAAGAGCAAAGCCTAGGAGATAATGTGGCTGTGAAGGGGGGCTGGTGAGAGCATAACCCATGGTGCTGCCCACCGCCCGCCTTCCAGAGTGCTCACAGCCTGCGCACCCCGCATGGAGTTGGAGGCTGTGGTACTCGGTTCATCTGCAAGCACtggtctcaggacttccctgggggtgcagGGGCTACGACTCCACTCCCAATGCGGGagagcctgggttccatcccccgtcgggactggatgccacaggccacagctaagaccagtgcagccaaatacatatttttttgaaaactcaTCTAGTGTTTACAAAATGCATTCTGAAACTACCATCTAGGGAAAACGCTACATCAGAGAGACCCGCTGTCCACGGGGGACAGCAGAACTGAACACAGAGAGAGCTTGGGTGAGGGAGCTTGGGTGAGGCCGCCGGCAGGAAAAGCATCTCTTCATCACCCTTTCCGGTCACAGCTCTGGCCCCGCCCCATCGGTCACGTGACCGTGGCCATGTCCATCCAGCTGGAAAATAAAGCTGGTGCTTCCTTTGCAGTATTGCTTTAGGGGCTCATAGGAAGCaggcgggggcagggaggggggcatGGGGGATGTGCCTGGCACTTGGGTGCGCCCGAGACTGTGGTAAGTGTTGCCCAGTATTGCCCTTCTCCAACCCCGGTGGGCTGGTCCCCTGAATCTAGAATAGTCACAGGGCCAGGAACCTAAAAGGCAGAGGGGTCCCGTCTCTTGGTTTTTCAAGTAAACCAAACACAAGGAACCAGCCAGCCACACGTGTTAGTCGAAAGTAAATGAGGGTGACTGTCAGAATTCTGAAAAAGGAACGTTCATGCAGGTGACATCTCAGCGACCGACTAGGTAACATGGCTgtagaaacactgggctgggtgaGCTGGCACGCGTGGGGCGTGCAGTCATGATGGCTTGGCAACCCGGCCCTGCCCCTAGGGCTGGGGCCACCCGTGGTGAGGATGGCCACGCGCGAGACCGTGGTCATGTCGGGAGCATCTCGCGAGTGCAGCACCCCCATCAGTGTTTCTCCGAGACGAAGCCCGCCTGCCCCCAGCTCACATGCCCACAGAGGCCACTGCCTGCCACACTCACCTTTTCCCGAAAGCTCTTGTTTCTGGCCGCGTCAGCCAGGCGGGCGCTGGCTGCTCTGCACGCCCGGGGGGGTCCATCCAGCTGGAGCAGCGCCCAGGCCCTCAGTGTCTGTGGCAGGGGCTGGAGCTGGCCCAGCCGCTTCCCCTGCAGCTTCCTGACTGTCCTGGCCTGGGCCCTGCACTGCAGCTCCTCCGTGAGCGTTACTGGAAGAGACAAGAAGGGGGCGGCTGGGGTGCCCTCTGACTGCAGCCGGTCCGGGCAGCTGCAGGCGGAACATCAGCTATGGAGGAGCAAATCCCAGGATGCATCCTTGTGCTCACAGAGGCCCTCCCCAAACCGGTCCCGCAGGGGCCTCCTGGAATCTCCAGGAAGGCGTTCTAGCTAGGGGTCAAATATACCCTGAAGATGAATCAACGCCAGCCCCTACTTCAGGGACTCGGGCCAGCCCAGCATACCCTCCTGTCCACTTCTGACCTCTGCTCTGTGCTTCCTACAACCTCCTGCCCTTGGAGCTCATTTCCACGTGGGCTGAACAGGGAATGTAATTAAATCAGGCTCTCAAAAGAACAGCTGGAGGGGAAAGGCATTCTGAAAAACTGGCTTCGCAGAGCCGAGACAGAGGGCTCCGGGATGGGCCGTCCCCCGTCGTTACCGTGTTGCCTGTGGGGTGCCGGCCCGCCGCCCCAGCCCCTACCTTCCTTGGTGAGCTGGGCGAAGTGCTTCTCCAGGTCGGAGACGCTCTGCCTCCGAAGGTAGCTGTGAAACTGGAACCAGGTGACGGTCTGTTCCTCAGGGAGCCCGGCtccaggcagcagcccaccaCAGCTGACCACCTGCTCCAGGAGCCTGCGACAGGCTGGCGACACAGAGAGGGCGAGGGGGAAGACGGGGGTCTCGGCCCCTGGGCGACACCCCAGGAGCCCAGCCGGGTCCGTCTGGAGGCTCCGTGACGGCCCGTGGATGGGATCTCTGGAGCACCCCCCATTCCCACGAGGGACACACTCCGGCTGAGACCCCTCAGTCTGAATcccagaggcagggcaggtggttaGAACTGCTCAAGGTCCAGAGCCACTGCCTGGAGTATGCCTGCCACCCTTCAGTGGTCAACACAAAGATGCTACAGCTCCACATTCCGGGGAAGAGTCCAGCCAAGACTCATGATGCTGCTGTCGAGCAGATAGGGGCCTGCCGACCTTCCCCGGGGGCCCTTCTCTAAGGTTCTGGTGGAAGCTATGCAATCAACCGGTCCCCAGAAGCTGCACCAGCCCACGGACACAGGCTGCTCCCGGGGCTCACTGGCTCCCGCCTCCCCGCCCTGGAAGAGCAGGTGCTATGTGGTCAAGTGAGCAATGCCTCCCTTTGATGCCATGCGGGCATCTGCAGGGGAGGCGGGCATGGAAGGGGCAAAAGGGAGGCCTCCGGTGGTGATGCTCCAGGCCCTGGGGGCTCCACACAGCGTTTCCCGGGGGgcgtggggaggggtggggaggggctacCTATCTCTAGCTGTCCCGGGTATTTCCCCCTGACTCTGTGCAGGAACGTCTTCTTGAGCTGGTCCAGCAGCGCTGTCCCCGGGCAGGACAGGGTGGTACCGGGCCCCGTGCAGCCCCTCCAGAGCTTCAGGCAGCCCCTCCTCCGCGTGGCCTGTGGGAGGACTGAAAGGCCGGGCTCAGAAAGCCACCCGGCATCTGGGGAAGAGTGAGCAACGAGAGGCCTGGGGGATCCCTGCCCCTGGGACCCAAGGGCTCGGGGAGGGGTTCACGGCCTGGCCCCACGTGCAGGCGTCACCTGCAGAGATGAGCAGCCTCATCCGGTAACCGCCCGCCAGCCCCACGACACCCCCGGGACTGTGCTGCTCCCAGTCTCCCCTGACGGACAAGGGCAGGTCCCATGTGGGTGGGGTCCCAGCCCCTGTTGGGCAGCAAGCCGTGTGTGCCTTGAATGTGTGATGGGGATTCCTTCACTGACACCTACCCGGGGGCCtccccattatacagatggggaagctgaggctcagagcagcGACTTGTTTGTCCAGGGTCACCCGGCTGACCGAAGCTAGCtggcctcccttcccacccccacggTGTGGGTCTGGTCCCAGCCCAGCCACTCCCCCGCTTCTCGTCCCTTGGGTGCCATTGACTGTAGAGTGTCAGGAAGGGAGAGGAGCCCCCCACCCTGCCACAGGCTTTCATCCTCATCACTTCCTGCCATTCACACGGCCGGACAGCAAGTACTTACTCTCCTCAATGGACATCGCTTTGCTGACCTTCTCAAAGTCAAGCACAGAAAGTGTCTCTAGAACCTGCTTCTGCTGCGCAGCTTCTTCCAGAAGGCACTCCTGGACCATCCTCGACAGATTAGGGGAGCCCAGTTTCTGGGAAGCAGCCCACAGTGCACCAGGTCAGCCCAGAACATGCCCTCTGAGGTCAGCTACTATGCCCATGACCCCCACCTGCCCCTTCCCTGTCCCTCCTATCCCCACAGTAACGCTGTCATCTGGGGATTCCTCCTCGCCAGAGCAGCTGAGAGGACAGGATGCAGGCTGGAGCTGCCAGGAGCCTGCCAGAGTGTGAAGCCAACCAGCACAGGCAAGCAGAGCCGAGAGAGGGTGAGACCCAATCGTGATGTTGTTTGCAACCCTGGATCCAGCTGGACCTGGAGCCCACCTCTGGGCCTTTCAAGTCTGTGAACCAAATCATTTCCTTCTGAACCAGTTTGGGTTGGAGCGCCAGCATCGGCCACCTGAAGAGTCACCACCACTGCCTTCGGTGTATGGCCTGGGCTGCCTGAGGACCACAGGACTATTTGCCCCTCCCACCTCGAACCTTCCACCCCACCCCGGCCCACCCCCAGGACCTCACCCACCTGCAGCAGCGCTTTGCAGACCTGGAGGTGGACCGTGAGCAGCACGTCCAGCTCTGGGGCACCAGCTGTGAGCTCCCTGGACGACGCTCTCAgcgatggtggtggaggtggactCTTGTCCTTTCTGAGTGGAAGTGAGAACTGGGTGACTGGTCCATTAGCATTCAGCTgcctccaaggacagaggaaaccCTCCCTCCCTGGAGAGCTCTGATCAGGGGGACCGACTCCAGGTCCCAGGGAGATGAAGTTAAACTGGGGAGAAAACTAAGAAACAGAGACGCGGCAAATGGGAGCAACAACTCACACAGAGCAGGGGCTGGGAAGGCCGCCCCCCGCCCGCCCACTTCCCAGCGTGTGCAATTGGCAGCAGAAGCCTGAGGTTCAAACGAATCCCTAGCTCTGGGACTCTGGATAAGTCTACCTCCCGGAGCCTCAGTTTACTCGTCCAGAAAGTGGGGGCAGGAACCCCAAGCTTGGGCCACAGGGGGTTGAGTAAGACACCAGCACACCCGGCCCCGTGTCTGCTCATGACGGGCTGAGCCCGAGCCCCGAGGGGGTGGACGTGGCACTGCCCCCCAGTGGGGTCCCAAGAGGTGGGGAGAAATGTAACCCATTCCCGTACTTCTGTGCTGCTGAGCTGTGGGTGCCCGACGTGCTCGTGGGGGCGGGGCTGCGAGATTGCTCCGCAGAGGTCTGGGTTCTACTGCGCATGCCGGTGCCATTTtgtaagatttaaaaagaaagcccACTGCTCAGAGTGAAAGCTCAAGGCCAGCTGAGGTGTCCTTGTCTGCTCCGTTGGTCTCATGCCAGCAGGGCCAGGACCATAATAAAACAGACGCAGAGTGGGTCCGTGGGAGATGCCGACGGGGTGAGGGGCCGGCAGGCCACTGGGCCCGAGGCTGGACTCCGGGTCAGCACTGGGAGGGGCTAACTCACCGCAGGccctgggagcccccaaaaagggCCAGCTCGTGGGGGGCGATGTGGGCGTTGAGGAAGGAGAAGCTTTCCAGGATGCACTCCATTAGGCTCTCAGTGGACGTGTGCTCCCGGCGAGCTCTGCGGGGCTGCGGGCGGACGGACGGACCAATGGCCAGGCCTCAGGGGTGCCCAGGCCAGGGGGTACGTCCCCAGGGCCCTCCCCAAGGGGCCCTGCCACCCAGGGTGTGGGGCCTGAGGCGGACCGTTAACGTTTccaagaaaaaacagaaacctCGACTTTGTGGGGAGCAGCCCAGTTTTCAACTATGGACAACTAACTGTAAATTACTTTGTAAAGACGGCGTGGGTCGGGCCAACAACCCAGGCCAAATGCCGCCAGGTGAGCCTCTGGATTCCAGGTGTCTCCTCTCCCAGGGAAGCGTGGAAGGGGAGGAGTTTGGAGGCAGCCCCTGCCTGCGGGACGGGAAGGGTCAAGTCATCAAAGCCTCCCAGGGGCCGCTCCCCTGTGGCTGAGTCCCACAGAGTACGTGGGGCTGACTCAGACCCAAGTCAGAACTGGGCTCCTGAAGGTTGATCCCAGGGAGAAAATCTTGAGCAGCAAGACAAGAATAAGGCTACTTGCAGATATTTCCTTGcttgatggggaaaaaatgtatgCACGTGTATATATGCACGCGTGCACACGTACACACGGCCCCCATTATTCACAGTAATTACGGTGCATAAAGTCACTGTGACCCCTGGGATTTGAAACTGAACCAGTCTTTGCTCCCACAGGAAATGCAGAGGCCATGAGCCTTGGGTCAACGCTTTTTATCCGCCCGTCAGTACAGAaccttgttttgtgtgtgtgtgtgtgtctgtgtgtgtgtgtgctcactcgtctttgactctgtaaccccaagggctgtagccgccagattcctctgtccatggaattttccaggcaagaatactggtgtgggctgccatttccttctccagggaatcttcctgacccagggatggaacccacgtctcgtgtgtctcctggcaggcagattctttcccactgtgccacctgggatgcctgtGTCTGCTTAAAGGCATCTCATTTCATATAGACATATCACTGACTCATCAACACTGAACTCAAGGCCAAGGCTGAACAAGGCTTATCCAACACACAGATTTCCTCCACAAGGTGCATCAGGAACACTGGCCAGCATCTCAGCCCAGCCCTTGGGGGCTGTTTCAAACAGCAAAGTCACCAAACCTAAGTACTGTGTGGGCCAaaagttcatttcagtttttccctaacatgccaggctccctaTCCCACTGCCAGTCACGGCACCATCAGCAAGCAGGGCATGCCCCCTGCAGAGAGCGCACATACCTTCAGCCGGTCCCTGAAGGCGAGGATCTGGTACTCCAGCTCCCGGAGCTGCGGCGGGGCAGGGTCCACGGACCTCAGTAAGTCCAGCACCTCCTGCAGAGGCCTCTCAAGGGGCAGCCCAGAACCACCCTCCGTGTCCTCGGGGTCTCCTTCGTCGGGGCCTCCCTGGCTCCCCGGGAGCGCTTCGTTGTGGAAGGGGGAGCCCCGTGACAGGTCGGGGGTTCCCACCCCCAGGTCTCTCCAGCCCGGCTGCTCCACAAACGAGCCCTCCGCCAGGTGCAGCATGTCCGGCAAGAGGCCCAGGGGTGGGGG contains these protein-coding regions:
- the RIPOR3 gene encoding RIPOR family member 3 isoform X3 is translated as MSVRVRFLSSGDAGTVGVMGRSASFAGFSSAQSRRIANSVRSRVPAKSSKTHGTLRKGCVCSDPKPQQVKKIFEALKRGLKEHLCAQQAELDYLTGRHKDTRRNSRLAFYYDLDKKQTRSVERHIRKMEFHISKVDELYEGYSIQCRLRDGASNMQRAFSRCPPSRASRESLQELGRSLQECAEDMWLIEGALEVHLGEFHVKMKGLVGYARLCPGDQYEVLLRLGRQRWKLRGRIESDDSQTWDEEEKAFIPTLHENFEIKVTELRGLSSLAVGAVTCDITDFFTTRPQVIVVDITELGTIKLQLEVLWNPFDTESFLVSPSPPGKFSIGSRKGSLYNWTPPNTPSFRERYYLSVVQPRAQQALLLDRPRAPSVLSCLSDGDLRGPGLRSRSQELPEMDSFSSEDPRDTETSTSASTSDVGFLPSAMGPNTSIEEEAQEEPPPLGLLPDMLHLAEGSFVEQPGWRDLGVGTPDLSRGSPFHNEALPGSQGGPDEGDPEDTEGGSGLPLERPLQEVLDLLRSVDPAPPQLRELEYQILAFRDRLKPRRARREHTSTESLMECILESFSFLNAHIAPHELALFGGSQGLRKDKSPPPPPSLRASSRELTAGAPELDVLLTVHLQVCKALLQKLGSPNLSRMVQECLLEEAAQQKQVLETLSVLDFEKVSKAMSIEEILPQATRRRGCLKLWRGCTGPGTTLSCPGTALLDQLKKTFLHRVRGKYPGQLEIACRRLLEQVVSCGGLLPGAGLPEEQTVTWFQFHSYLRRQSVSDLEKHFAQLTKEVTLTEELQCRAQARTVRKLQGKRLGQLQPLPQTLRAWALLQLDGPPRACRAASARLADAARNKSFREKALLFYTNALTENDAQLQQAACVALRHLRGVESIDQIASLCQSDVEAVRVAARETTLSFGEVQRAVLPNVGRGWRVPGSMERLCWGGHGQLPKDTNPHTGQAPPATRFTALGWGVSLTVEVARGALLTSQPAPFMIRGDEGQM
- the RIPOR3 gene encoding RIPOR family member 3 isoform X2, translating into MSVRVRFLSSGDAGTVGVMGRSASFAGFSSAQSRRIAKSIHRNSVRSRVPAKSSKTHGTLRKGCVCSDPKPQQVKKIFEALKRGLKEHLCAQQAELDYLTGRHKDTRRNSRLAFYYDLDKQTRSVERHIRKMEFHISKVDELYEGYSIQCRLRDGASNMQRAFSRCPPSRASRESLQELGRSLQECAEDMWLIEGALEVHLGEFHVKMKGLVGYARLCPGDQYEVLLRLGRQRWKLRGRIESDDSQTWDEEEKAFIPTLHENFEIKVTELRGLSSLAVGAVTCDITDFFTTRPQVIVVDITELGTIKLQLEVLWNPFDTESFLVSPSPPGKFSIGSRKGSLYNWTPPNTPSFRERYYLSVVQPRAQQALLLDRPRAPSVLSCLSDGDLRGPGLRSRSQELPEMDSFSSEDPRDTETSTSASTSDVGFLPSAMGPNTSIEEEAQEEPPPLGLLPDMLHLAEGSFVEQPGWRDLGVGTPDLSRGSPFHNEALPGSQGGPDEGDPEDTEGGSGLPLERPLQEVLDLLRSVDPAPPQLRELEYQILAFRDRLKPRRARREHTSTESLMECILESFSFLNAHIAPHELALFGGSQGLRKDKSPPPPPSLRASSRELTAGAPELDVLLTVHLQVCKALLQKLGSPNLSRMVQECLLEEAAQQKQVLETLSVLDFEKVSKAMSIEEILPQATRRRGCLKLWRGCTGPGTTLSCPGTALLDQLKKTFLHRVRGKYPGQLEIACRRLLEQVVSCGGLLPGAGLPEEQTVTWFQFHSYLRRQSVSDLEKHFAQLTKEVTLTEELQCRAQARTVRKLQGKRLGQLQPLPQTLRAWALLQLDGPPRACRAASARLADAARNKSFREKALLFYTNALTENDAQLQQAACVALRHLRGVESIDQIASLCQSDVEAVRVAARETTLSFGEVQRAVLPNVGRGWRVPGSMERLCWGGHGQLPKDTNPHTGQAPPATRFTALGWGVSLTVEVARGALLTSQPAPFMIRGDEGQM
- the RIPOR3 gene encoding RIPOR family member 3 isoform X1, encoding MSVRVRFLSSGDAGTVGVMGRSASFAGFSSAQSRRIAKSIHRNSVRSRVPAKSSKTHGTLRKGCVCSDPKPQQVKKIFEALKRGLKEHLCAQQAELDYLTGRHKDTRRNSRLAFYYDLDKKQTRSVERHIRKMEFHISKVDELYEGYSIQCRLRDGASNMQRAFSRCPPSRASRESLQELGRSLQECAEDMWLIEGALEVHLGEFHVKMKGLVGYARLCPGDQYEVLLRLGRQRWKLRGRIESDDSQTWDEEEKAFIPTLHENFEIKVTELRGLSSLAVGAVTCDITDFFTTRPQVIVVDITELGTIKLQLEVLWNPFDTESFLVSPSPPGKFSIGSRKGSLYNWTPPNTPSFRERYYLSVVQPRAQQALLLDRPRAPSVLSCLSDGDLRGPGLRSRSQELPEMDSFSSEDPRDTETSTSASTSDVGFLPSAMGPNTSIEEEAQEEPPPLGLLPDMLHLAEGSFVEQPGWRDLGVGTPDLSRGSPFHNEALPGSQGGPDEGDPEDTEGGSGLPLERPLQEVLDLLRSVDPAPPQLRELEYQILAFRDRLKPRRARREHTSTESLMECILESFSFLNAHIAPHELALFGGSQGLRKDKSPPPPPSLRASSRELTAGAPELDVLLTVHLQVCKALLQKLGSPNLSRMVQECLLEEAAQQKQVLETLSVLDFEKVSKAMSIEEILPQATRRRGCLKLWRGCTGPGTTLSCPGTALLDQLKKTFLHRVRGKYPGQLEIACRRLLEQVVSCGGLLPGAGLPEEQTVTWFQFHSYLRRQSVSDLEKHFAQLTKEVTLTEELQCRAQARTVRKLQGKRLGQLQPLPQTLRAWALLQLDGPPRACRAASARLADAARNKSFREKALLFYTNALTENDAQLQQAACVALRHLRGVESIDQIASLCQSDVEAVRVAARETTLSFGEVQRAVLPNVGRGWRVPGSMERLCWGGHGQLPKDTNPHTGQAPPATRFTALGWGVSLTVEVARGALLTSQPAPFMIRGDEGQM